One region of Citrus sinensis cultivar Valencia sweet orange chromosome 6, DVS_A1.0, whole genome shotgun sequence genomic DNA includes:
- the LOC102608433 gene encoding uncharacterized protein LOC102608433, whose amino-acid sequence MKKKLPLFALFLFFFSLLLFCHSSLAFESDELLVDDEEFGLEGGSKPQIKPREPAPTRSTTTTTRRKVSDQDSDSKIQFSLEHAFGDSDFVPAGTFSARLKTSSHGGQTLTKLRFSRNAFTGEDKEKFEKLLQDDDFYRIRLPSNTVSPPGRDYIISSVKARCLPREGLDEHFVIHMEGVNILAVNYGAFGACSYPRQLKLPHKWSFNSHTVLKNSEQAPRAPIFAEEVLGENGEGEIIPPPERSFWAKYWMYLIPLGLIVINAVTQAMNMPEEGVQGGGQTQQSAAAIQRGTGSAVRRR is encoded by the exons ATGAAGAAGAAACTCCCTCTGTTCGCTCtgttcttattcttcttcagtcttttgttgttttgtcaCTCTTCTTTAGCTTTCGAATCCGACGAGCTTCTCGTCGATGACGAGGAATTCGGCCTCGAAGGTGGATCGAAGCCCCAAATTAAGCCCCGTGAACCCGCACCCACCCGATCCACGACCACAACGACTCGAAGGAAAGTTTCGGATCAGGATTCGGACTCTAAGATCCAATTCTCTTTAGAACACGCTTTTGGTGATTCCGATTTTGTCCCTGCTGGCACTTTCTCTGCTCGTCTCAAGACTTCAAGCCACGGTGGCCAG ACACTTACAAAGCTGCGTTTTTCAAGAAATGCTTTTACAGGAGAGGACAAGGAGAAATTTGAA AAGCTACTGCAAGACGATGACTTCTACAGGATAAGACTGCCATCCAATACTGTGAGCCCTCCTGGTAGGGATTACATTATTTCATCCGTGAAAGCA AGATGTCTTCCACGGGAGGGTTTGGATGAGCATTTTGTCATACACATG GAAGGAGTTAATATCTTGGCTGTCAATTATGGTGCATTTGGGGCATGTTCATATCCTAGGCAATTAAAACTT CCTCACAAGTGGTCTTTCAACTCGCACACAGTTCTGAAGAACAGTGAGCAGGCGCCAAG GGCACCAATTTTTGCTGAAGAGGTACTAGGCGAGAATGGAGAGGGCGAAATCATACCCCCACCTGAAAGGTCCTTCTGGGCTAAATAT TGGATGTACCTGATTCCCCTGGGACTAATAGTCATCAATGCCGTAACACAAGCTATGAATATGCCCGAGGAAGGTGTTCAGGGAGGTGGCCAAACCCAGCAGTCAGCAGCCGCAATTCAGCGTGGGACAGGCTCTGCCGTCCGAAGAAGATGA